The Lemur catta isolate mLemCat1 chromosome 17, mLemCat1.pri, whole genome shotgun sequence genome segment TCACACAGTCCCCAGGCTGTACCCCGAGGAGATTGCAGCAGTAATAAAATATGGACGGTGCtggcttctcctctctctgctctccacctATGACAACAGCGTCAAAATAGGACTGACAAGCACAAGCTTCGATCTTCTCCCTCTGGGTCTGTCTGTCCCCATTTGTTAATAAAAGTAGGCGGACCTCCTTTCGAAGTTCAGTGAGCATGGCTTTGACATCTTCTGCTAGTGTCATATGCTGTAAACGGGTAGATTTCCACAGGAAATAACATTCTTCAGCCAATTTCCTATTGGCTGTACCACCTTTTGTTTCCTGGATTGCTTCTTCCCAGTGTGCAGTCCTTAGGTCAGTAATGCACGTGTTGTAAGGATGAAAACATTCCTTGCTGAGTTTAACTTGAACTTTATCACAGATGATTTCAGCCTCTTCTTTATAATGGTATTTTGATTGTAAGAGCTTTATCacctaaataaaggaaaataaatccatTAACATACTTCATGTCTTTAATAGTCATGTCCTAGGAAGCTGTGATCCTATAGGTGGCTGAGAGATTCTAACTCCACTCCTCTGCCCTGAAGCAGCTCTGTTCACCACACCATTTCTGGAGTTCAGAGACACAGAGTGAAGCTCTCCCAACCTCTCTAGACaattcattcacatttttaaaatcagtttcttttctttcttttttttttttttgagacagagtctcactctgttgcccaggctagagtgccgtggcgtcagcctagctcacagcaacctcaaactcttgggctcaagtgatcctcctgcctcagcctcccgagtagctaggactacaaacatgcgccaccatgcccgactaattttttctatatatttttagttgtccagctaatttccttctatttttagtagagacggggtctcgctcttgctcaggctggtctcgaactcttaacctcaaacgatccacccacctcggcctcccagagtgccaggattacaggcgtgagcccggccttcttttttcttttgagacagtctccctctgttgcctgggctagagtgcagtggagtcatcatagctcactgcaacctcaaactcctgggcacgaagaatcctcctgcctctgcctcctgagtagctgggactacagtgtgcatcaccaagcccagctaatttttctatttttggtagagacaggctCTCTATTTTGCTCacgccagtctcaaactcctggcctcaagcgatccttctgccttggcctcccaaagtgctgggattataggcatgagccagtgtGTCCTAAAATCAATGTCTATTCTAAGAAGATTCTTCCTACACAGCTAACAACAATCCTTCATTTGGTAATTTAAAGTCCAATATTTTTCATTCTGGTTAtgaagacatgaaaataaaactttgtttagtaaaacattttaaattcctGACAACCattatttacttttcccagaaAAAATAACACTAGTTCATCTAACCTTTTCTCATTTACTAAATCCAGTTCACATTTTGAAGACCCATATTGACCATCACATAAAATGGAACCCAATTCTATACTTTCAAAAACTAGTTCTTTGGATAAAAGATTTCAAGTAGTTCTGAGTCACCCTCTTTGTCATGCTGATTGTGAATCCCTCATGAGAATGAAGTATTCTTAGGCACTGGAGACTGGCCCTTGTACTAGGGCATTATCTGGTGGGTAAAACATGCAGCTCCGCAACCACAAATCCACAAATGCTAGGGTAGTGCCACAAAAGTTGTGTGCACAAGTCATCCCATAGGGTAGTTGGATAAGGGTTGGCAGAGGAAGTCACATTTAAAACAAGAAGTTAACAAGCAGAAAATGTGGGGatgagagtaaaataaaatcattccgGACAGAAAGAACAGCATGAACAAAGACAAAGGGCTTGACAGTTCGTGAACTGGAAAAAGCAGCTGAGTTGAGTCAAATGGAGGCACGTGAGGGAGGAGGCTAGGATGAGGCTGTAGAGCCTGTTTGGAACCCCACGCCGTAGCAGATCCTAAATCCCCTGGGCATACATTATTCCCACACACGTCAGTGGCTTCATACTGCAAGTGTGGGCCTCTCTGCTGGTGGGCTTTATTTGGCCACAAGGGCACTAGAGCACAGACTGGGGCTGAAACTGTTGCCTGGGAGCAGCCCTCAACCAACGAAGGGTGGAAATTGATAGATAAATACCATACCTTTCTTGCCTCTTACAGGGGACACCTGAACCCTGTTCTGTGTACTGTCTCCCAGAGACCCCCGCCTGCTCATGGACACACCCTGTGTTaggttccttcctctccctgtctcagcttcccaccCCCTGCAGTGCTTCTTAGGAACACCTCCCAAATGAACCCTGCACTTGAAGTCCCTGTCCTAGTGTGCACCCAAGGAAAGCCAACCATGCCAGGCAATGCTGGATCTTCAGAGATGAGCACAATGCATACAGCTGGGACTAAAAAATGTGTGCTGTTGAAGCAAAACagtcagacaaataaaaatgtgctGCCGCAAACTACATGGGGTATCAGCGGTATGCTACTCATGCCAGAAACTCAACACACCTactgagaaggagaaagagataaaTGCACATATTCTTCTTCCCTCAGAGTATAAGAATCACTTAcaacaaagaaaagggaaatattttttggACTATTTGTGCTAATCAGAAAATGTAAGAGTTAAGAAAAATCTTATAAACTCAAGAAAAATATACCAGTCCTAAGAATTTTAGGTGGAGgcaaaacactgaaaatttttgCTTCATAAAGTTAAATTTCAATTAACAAATCAAGTTTTATTGAGCTCCATGGTTATGCCACCATTTTTTCTAACATCAATTGAATGACTCTTAAGCTATGACTGACAGGCACTCTAAAGTTTCAGCAACCCTACAGCTACAGAAAAAGGACACAAAAGCCCAGTATgctggcacacgcctgtagtatCCAgctagaggctgaggtgggaggattgcttgagcacaggaattcaaggctgcagtgatcgcaccactgcattccaggctgggtgacagagtgagaccccatctcttaaaaagagagagagacagagagagagagaaagaaagagaaaggacacaAACCTCTAGGACTCCACAATGCTTGAGCTCAAACAGGAGCTGGCTCATAACTAGTAAACACAGAGCTTCCAATAAAGAATTGATTTCCTATTACTGCAGTTGGCACTACATTAAGCACATTCATGGGGCTCTGAAAGAGGAGGATTAGCTCACCTTAAACACGAGATGTTTGTAAAGGCAGGGCACACTGGTCCCAAGTTTCAAAATCTTTTCCTGTTACATCTCTTGAATTAACTTCCCCATTTTGTCAAACAGCAACTAATTACAGATTTGTTTGGGACACTAAGTAGCACTTAAGTAGTAGTAACATCTTCAGGATAAGAATTTATCATTCACTTGTTATTAGTTCAAACAGAAATAACACCTATGTTGAATTATTACATGTTATTACAAACTCTTATAATAGCTGCACTGAGAGAATGGGAGTTTTGATTGAATCGGGGGTGGAGGAAAAGATCTCTAATTTGGAGGTGTGATGGCATTGTTGTGCACAGAAGGCAGGCTTGAAAAGAAATTCGGTAAAATGAGCCCACCTGGTACTTGCAGGCCTGAAGAAAGGGGCCCTACTGTGATAGAGAAAGGGCGTCAGTTTGCAGACTAATATAAACTCAAAAACTTCATctactttaaaacattattttaaggcTCTTGCTGAACATATACCAAAAAGCAAACTCCATTCTTCTATTTCCTGCTTCTTGGACTCAGAACTAAAGTTAATATCATCAATACTAAAGTTTAgctaactgattttttttttttttgttttgagacagagtctcactttgttgcctgggctagagtgccgtggcgtcagcctagctcacaacaacctcaaactcctgggcttaagcgattctactgcctcagcctcccaggtagctgggactacaggcatgtgccaccatgcccagctaattttttctctatatatttttagttggccagataatttctttctatttttggtagagacagggtctcgctcttgctcaggctggtctcgaactcctgaccttgaatgatccacccgcctcggcctcccagagtgctaggattacaggcgtgagccaccgcgcccggcctagctaactgattttaaaagattttttgagAGCTAGTTTGGGAACCTTATAATACTTCATAACActttaagaaaagtatt includes the following:
- the LOC123622460 gene encoding N-acylneuraminate-9-phosphatase, which codes for MGLSRVRAVFFDLDNTLIDTAGASRRGMLEVIKLLQSKYHYKEEAEIICDKVQVKLSKECFHPYNTCITDLRTAHWEEAIQETKGGTANRKLAEECYFLWKSTRLQHMTLAEDVKAMLTELRKEVRLLLLTNGDRQTQREKIEACACQSYFDAVVIGGEQREEKPAPSIFYYCCNLLGVQPGDCVMVGDTLETDIQGGLNAGLKATVWINKNGIVPLKSSPVPHYIVSSVLELPALLQTIDRKVSIST